In Solenopsis invicta isolate M01_SB chromosome 1, UNIL_Sinv_3.0, whole genome shotgun sequence, one genomic interval encodes:
- the LOC105201670 gene encoding ribosomal RNA small subunit methyltransferase NEP1 isoform X1 codes for MGNKRKQRDEDDYEYDPGPKHMQIGHIKNQERRLIVILENAQLESVKVGHSFELLNCDDHKHILKKNNRDPGTCRPDITHQCLLMLMDSPLNRAGLLQVYVHTEKNVLIEINPQTRIPRTFKRFAGLMVQLLHKFGVRATDGPMKLLKVIKNPITNHLPVGCHKILMSFNGNKVLNPRELVPDQDPIAIVVGAMAHGQVKTDYTEEIFSISNYPLSGAVTCSKLCTAFEEVWGVV; via the exons atggGGAACAAGAGGAAACAGCGTGACGAAGATGATTACGAATATGATCCAGGTCCTAAACATATGCAAATAGGTCACATTAAAAATCAAGAGAGGCGTCTTATCGTTATATTGGAGAATGCTCAACTGGAATCTGTGAAA GTTGGACATAGTTTTGAATTGTTGAACTGCGACGATCATAAgcacattttgaaaaaaaataatcgcgATCCTGGTACGTGCAGGCCAGACATTACTCATCAGTGTTTGTTAATGTTAATGGACAGTCCGCTAAATCGAGCTGGATTATTGCAAGTCTATGTACATacggaaaaaaatgtattgataGAAATTAATCCACAAACCAGGATACCAAGAACGTTCAAACGTTTTGCTGGATTGATGG tCCAACTATTACATAAATTTGGTGTCAGAGCAACGGATGGACCAATGAAGCTTCTTAAAGTAATTAAGAATCCTATTACGAATCATTTGCCAGTTGGTTGTCATAAGATATTGATGTCATTTAATGGGAACAAAGTATTGAATCCACGAGAGCTTGTACCTGACCAAGATCCAATTGCTATTGTAGTTGGAGCTATGGCACATGGTCAA gTCAAAACAGATTACACAGAAGAAATCTTCTCAATTAGTAATTATCCTCTCTCAGGTGCTGTTACATGTAGTAAGTTGTGTACAGCATTTGAAGAAGTTTGGGGAGTTGTCTAA
- the LOC105201670 gene encoding ribosomal RNA small subunit methyltransferase NEP1 isoform X2 has translation MQIGHIKNQERRLIVILENAQLESVKVGHSFELLNCDDHKHILKKNNRDPGTCRPDITHQCLLMLMDSPLNRAGLLQVYVHTEKNVLIEINPQTRIPRTFKRFAGLMVQLLHKFGVRATDGPMKLLKVIKNPITNHLPVGCHKILMSFNGNKVLNPRELVPDQDPIAIVVGAMAHGQVKTDYTEEIFSISNYPLSGAVTCSKLCTAFEEVWGVV, from the exons ATGCAAATAGGTCACATTAAAAATCAAGAGAGGCGTCTTATCGTTATATTGGAGAATGCTCAACTGGAATCTGTGAAA GTTGGACATAGTTTTGAATTGTTGAACTGCGACGATCATAAgcacattttgaaaaaaaataatcgcgATCCTGGTACGTGCAGGCCAGACATTACTCATCAGTGTTTGTTAATGTTAATGGACAGTCCGCTAAATCGAGCTGGATTATTGCAAGTCTATGTACATacggaaaaaaatgtattgataGAAATTAATCCACAAACCAGGATACCAAGAACGTTCAAACGTTTTGCTGGATTGATGG tCCAACTATTACATAAATTTGGTGTCAGAGCAACGGATGGACCAATGAAGCTTCTTAAAGTAATTAAGAATCCTATTACGAATCATTTGCCAGTTGGTTGTCATAAGATATTGATGTCATTTAATGGGAACAAAGTATTGAATCCACGAGAGCTTGTACCTGACCAAGATCCAATTGCTATTGTAGTTGGAGCTATGGCACATGGTCAA gTCAAAACAGATTACACAGAAGAAATCTTCTCAATTAGTAATTATCCTCTCTCAGGTGCTGTTACATGTAGTAAGTTGTGTACAGCATTTGAAGAAGTTTGGGGAGTTGTCTAA